A single region of the Grus americana isolate bGruAme1 chromosome 3, bGruAme1.mat, whole genome shotgun sequence genome encodes:
- the RIMS1 gene encoding regulating synaptic membrane exocytosis protein 1 isoform X47, with product MAAEMRSRMVRQPSRESTDGSINSYSSEGNLIFPGVRLGADSQFSDFLDGLGPAQLVGRQTLATPAMGDIQIGMVDKKGQLEVEVIRARGLTQKPGSKSTPAPYVKVYLLENGACIAKKKTRIARKTLDPLYQQTLVFDESPQGKVLQVIVWGDYGRMDHKCFMGVAQILLEELDLSSVVIGWYKLFPPSSLVDPTLTPLTRRASQSSLESSTGPPCIRS from the exons ATGGCAGCAGAGATGAGAAGTCGTATGGTTCGACAGCCAAGCCGGGAATCCACTGACGGCAGCATAAATAGTTATAGCTCCGAGGGCAA cTTAATATTTCCCGGAGTACGGCTGGGAGCTGACAGTCAGTTTAGTGATTTCCTCGATGGACTTGGACCTGCACAGTTAGTAGGCCGACAAACCCTAGCGACTCCTGCCATGG GTGACATCCAGATTGGAATGGTGGATAAAAAGGGCCAGTTAGAAGTAGAAGTCATTAGAGCCCGTGGCCTCACACAAAAACCTGGCTCCAAATCTACCCCAg CTCCGTACGTCAAAGTGTATTTATTGGAAAATGGAGCATGTATAGCTAAGAAGAAGACAAGAATTGCACGGAAGACCCTTGATCCTTTGTACCAACAGACACTGGTTTTTGATGAAAGTCCACAGGGTAAAGTCCTTCAG GTAATAGTCTGGGGAGACTATGGCCGAATGGACCACAAATGCTTCATGGGAGTTGCCCAGATCCTTCTGGAGGAACTGGATCTGTCCAGTGTGGTAATAGGCTGGTATAAATTATTTCCACCTTCATCGCTAGTGGATCCAACCTTGACTCCCCTGACACGCAGGGCTTCCCAGTCATCTCTGGAAAGTTCAACCGGGCCTCCCTGCATTAGATCATAG